The Lagenorhynchus albirostris chromosome 6, mLagAlb1.1, whole genome shotgun sequence genome includes a window with the following:
- the LOC132521671 gene encoding gamma-crystallin F has product MGKITFYEDRGFQGRHYECSSDHANLQPCFGRCNSIRVDSGCWMLYEQPDYQGRQYFLRRGDYPDYQQWMGLNDSVRSCRLIPHTSSHRLRMYEREDYRGQVAELTEDCSSLRDRFHFNEIRSLHVLEGWWVLYEMPNYRGRQYLVRPGDYRHYHDWGALDARVGSLRRAVDFY; this is encoded by the exons ATGGGGAAG aTCACCTTCTACGAGGACCGGGGCTTCCAGGGCCGCCACTACGAGTGCAGCAGCGACCACGCCAACCTGCAGCCCTGCTTCGGCCGCTGCAACTCCATCCGGGTGGACAGCGGCTGCTGGATGCTCTACGAGCAGCCCGACTACCAGGGCCGCCAGTACTTCCTGCGGCGCGGCGACTACCCTGACTACCAGCAGTGGATGGGCCTCAACGACTCCGTCCGCTCCTGCCGCCTCATCCCCCAC ACCAGCTCCCACCGGCTGAGGATGTACGAGCGAGAGGACTACCGAGGCCAGGTGGCGGAGCTCACGGAAGACTGCTCCTCGCTCCGCGACCGCTTCCACTTCAATGAGATCCGCTCCCTTCACGTGCTGGAGGGCTGGTGGGTCCTCTATGAGATGCCCAACTACCGCGGGCGGCAGTACCTAGTGAGGCCGGGGGACTACAGGCACTACCACGACTGGGGGGCCCTGGATGCCAGAGTGGGCTCCCTGAGGAGGGCCGTGGATTTCTACTGA